From the genome of SAR202 cluster bacterium:
GTGCTACGCCGGCATGAAGCATTGGCACCCATATATTGCCTCAACCATTGCCCAGATGGTTGCTGACGGGGTGGACGAGATCGTCGGCCTGCCTCTCGCGCCTCACTACTCGAAGATGAGCATTGACGGGTACAGGAGCGCCGTAATCGGTGCGCTCGAGGCGATGGGCGCCGATACGAAGGTGAGGTTCATCGATACCTGGTACGCCAACCCGCTGTTCATCGACATGATGAGCACTTTCGTCCGGTCCGCACTCGCCCAATTCTCGTCTCCGCCGGAGGAAGTGGAGACCATCTTCAGCGCGCACAGCCTGCCGCGCCGCATTCTTTCATGGGGAGACCCGTATCCCGGCGAGCTTCTGGACAGCGCGCTGATGAATGCGGAGAGAGTGGGACTGCGCCGGTGGCGCTGTTCCTACCAGAGCGCAGGTCACACAGGCGACCCATGGCTGGGGCCGGACATCCTTGAGACCATCAGCGCGCTCGCAAGCGAGGGTAAGAAGGCCGTTCTAATCGTGCCCATCGGCTTCGTGTCCGAGCACCTTGAGATTCTCTTCCATATCGATACGGAAGCCATGGAGCTCGCTGAAGGCCTCGGGATTGAGCTCCGGCGCACCGAGATGCCCAACGCGTCCGCCCCCTTCCTCGAAGTCCTTGCCGACATCGTTTTGACCGGCGCAGGGGCGCGAGAGGCGTCCGGCATGCCCGGCGGCCCGCAGCGGGCTGCGGCGAAGCGATAGGATTCTGGCGTAGGCCGGACAACCGGGCCGGGCCGTGTCCGCTCCTTTAGATTACGGGACAGGTTGTTGACAGGTTCAAGAGGCGGTCTTACACTCCGATTCGTGCCATTGGGTCCGGCGCTACCCGCCGGACCTGCAACGCGCCATTCAGGAGTGCCACGTGGTAGTTACCTCCAAGCCCGTCCAGACCATGCCGACGGACGTTTGCCCATTTCCCGCCCGGTTCAGGCCGGACCTGGAGGCCATGATCGAAGGCCACGCAGTCGTCAACAAGCAGCCAGCAACAATCTGGCAGGACGGGCTGTTTCTCGGAAACGGCGATATCGCGTCGATGGTCTGGGGGCAGCCGTGGCGCACCCGCATCCTCCTGAACAAGAGCGATATCTGGGACGAGCGCGACGCCGAGCTTGAGAAGATCCCGTCCCCATTTAACTGGCGGGAGCTCAAGGACGCGCTTGTC
Proteins encoded in this window:
- the hemH gene encoding ferrochelatase; the encoded protein is MTRTVGIILMAYGTPQRLEDVGPYFKDIRGGRTPSPEAVAELTERYRKVGGKTALLEITQETAERLGARLGRDSQGVNYRCYAGMKHWHPYIASTIAQMVADGVDEIVGLPLAPHYSKMSIDGYRSAVIGALEAMGADTKVRFIDTWYANPLFIDMMSTFVRSALAQFSSPPEEVETIFSAHSLPRRILSWGDPYPGELLDSALMNAERVGLRRWRCSYQSAGHTGDPWLGPDILETISALASEGKKAVLIVPIGFVSEHLEILFHIDTEAMELAEGLGIELRRTEMPNASAPFLEVLADIVLTGAGAREASGMPGGPQRAAAKR